A window of Exiguobacterium sp. Helios genomic DNA:
CGAGACACTGTGCTTGTTCCTGTCTCTGTTCCATCCGTTCCCCTCCCTTTCCCGATTAAAATAGATTCTGCTTCTATTATATAGGATGGACCTTCATTCAATCGTCTCTTACGTTTTGACAAAAAATCAGTAAACTTGAAAATCTAGTATTGCTTTTCTGAAAAAATGTCGGTATACTATTAATTGTTCAGTAATTACATGCACCCGTAGCTCAGGGGATAGAGCACTGGTTTCCGGTACCAGGTGTCGGGAGTTCAAATCTCTCCGGGTGTACCATACTTGAATCTTCAGGCAATGCCGTTTACGGTATTGCCTTTTTTCTATACTGATATGTTTAACAGGAACTGTTTCAGGAAAAATATATAAAACCAACAGCGTATCTTTTGACCAATATTGACCAAAGGATTATGATAAGGACAAGTCGAATATGAGCTACATACCAACCATAAGGAGGCAAAGACTATGTTAATTCCAACAGTCATCGAACAAACCAACCGCGGGGAACGTGCTTACGATATCTATTCCCGTTTGCTGAAAGACCGCATCATCCTTCTCGGGAGCGCGATTGACGACAACGTCGCCAACTCAGTCGTTGCCCAGTTACTTTTCCTAGCAGCAGAAGATCCAGATAAAGAAATCTCACTTTACATCAACAGCCCGGGCGGCTCAATCACAGCAGGTATGGCGATTTACGATACGATGAACTTCATCAAACCGCAAGTTTCAACCATCTGTATCGGAATGGCTGCTTCAATGGGTGCATTCTTGCTTCAAGCCGGCGCTAAAGGAAAACGTTTTGCACTTCCAAACGCCGAAATCATGATCCACCAACCACTCGGTGGAACACAAGGTCAAGCATCGGACATCAAAATCCATGCGGAACGCATCATCAAAATGCGTGAACACTTAAACAAAATCATGGCTGAAAACACAGGACAACCACTTGAAGTCATCGAGCGTGATACAGAGCGCGATAACTTCATGTCTGCTCAAGCAGCCGCTGACTACGGTTTAATCGACCGCGTCATGGAACGTGCATAATTTTCATCAGACCGTCTTCGCAACTTGCGAGGACGGTTTTTTCATGTGTACAAAAAAAGACCACTGTCCTTTGCGTCACTCTTCTCAGAACAGACGCGGACAGAGGTCCTATTTTTTAGTCGATCAAATCTGTGATATCAGATACGATATCGTGGTTTTCGCGAATCAATGTGTAGATTCCGTTCGCATGAGGTGAAAGTTCTTCTTCCGCCTGCAATTGTTTCAGGAACAACGATGTCGCAAAAGCGACGAGCGTACTTTTTGGTACACCGATCGTTTTCGCTTTTTTCGTAAGCACTTCATCAAACTTCGCATCAACTGTCAGCGAAATACGTTTTTTCTCATTAGCCATTTCAAAAACTCCTTAATTCGAACATTTAGTTGCATCGACTATATATTATAGTAGACTATTGTTCATCTCGCAAGTTACTCCCTAAAGAGCCCCGGTCATCGACTCGCCGTTTCGGATTTTATCCGCAATTTGATCAATCTTGCGCAATCGATGATTGATCCCGGATTTCGAGATGGAACCACTCTCGACCATCTCACCGAGTTCCTGCAAGGTCACGTCTTGATGTGTCACCCGCAAGATGGCGATTTCTCTTAATTTGTCCGGCAAGACATCAAGTCCGACCGTCCGTTCGAGAAACTTAATGTTCTCGACCTGGCGTAACGCCGCCCCGACGGTTTTGTTGAGGTTCGCCGTCTCACAGTTGACGAGCCGGTTGACCGAATTCCGCATATCTTTTAAAATCCGGACATCCTCAAACCGTAACATCGAATACGTTGCTCCGACGAGCTTAAGAAAATCAGAAATCTTCTCACTTTCCTTGATGTAGAGAATATGTCCTTTTTTCCGTTCAATCGCTTTTGCATTCAAATCAAACTGATTCGTCAGGCTGCGTAAAGCAGCATTATGTTCTTCGTACAGACTGAAGATTTCCAGATGGTACGAAGACGTCGCCGGATTGTTCAACGAGCCTCCGGCTAAAAAGGCACCGCGCAGATAGGCCCGCGCACGCCGTTCGTCGTTGACGATCGAATCACTAATCGAACGGATCATCGTAAACCCTTCCCCTAAAATACCAAGGTCTTGTAAAATCTTATCCGCCTGTTGTTTGACGCGGACGATATAGACATTATTTTTCTTCAGACGCATTTTTTTCCGGACGAGTAAATCCAGATGGACGGCATAGGCGCGTTTGAGCAAGGAATAAATACGGCGGGCAATCGAAGCGTTTTCCGTCGAGATATCCAGTGTCAGTCCACGTCCCAGTCCAAATGAGATTGCTCCATTCATCCGGGCCAAGGCAGCAAGTTCCGCCTTCATTTCATGATCGGTGATCGCGATTTGCGTTAACTCTTTTTTGACTTCTGATGCAAAACTCACGTCAGTTCCTCCTTCCCTTCGAATTGACGCACGCGTCGAATGGATAGAACTTTCCGCATGACGAGGCTTGCGACAGCATCCGAGTCATGACGGATGAAGTGATGGTTATAATCCACGATATCGTCCGCGAGTACTTCAATTCCTGCTTCTTCAAAGCTTGATTCATCATAGGTCACGATGTCGGCATGATCCTTTTGATACTTCCGCAGATAACTGACATCAATCGATTCGTTGTTGACGATGATTGTATCAATCACCCCTTTACCGAGGAATCGTTCCAACACATTCAAGTGATCATTTGCCGTAAAGGCTGTCGTCTCACCCGGTTGCGTCATGACGTTACAAATATAGACGACCGGCGCAAGCGATTGACTGATGGCGTCCCGGATTTCCTCAATCAGGACGTTCGGAATGACACTCGTATAGAGACTGCCGGGACCGAGGACGATGACATCAGCATCAAGAATCGCCTGAATCGCTTCCGGAACCGGACGGACATCCTCTTCCTCGAGGAAAATCCGCTCGATGACTTTGCCGACTTTCGGAATCAGGGATTCCCCTTTGACGATCGTTCCGTCTTCAAACTCGGCGCATAACGTAATCGTCCGTTCCGTCGCCGGATAGACTTTCCCTTCGGCATTCAAGAGTTGTCCCATGACACCGATCGCTTCGACGAAGGAGCCGTTACAGAGCTGCGTCGCTGCCGTCAGCATCAAATTACCGAGTGAGTGCCCGTGCAGACCTTCTCCCGTCTCAAAACGGTACTGCATGATCCGGTCCATCAACGTTTCCGATTTCGACAGCGAGACGATGACGTTCCGGATATCGCCCGGCGGTAACATGTTAAACTCTGTCCGTAGACGGCCCGAGCTTCCGCCGTCATCCGCGACGGTGACGATGGCCGTGATATCAAGCGGGTAATGTTTTAATCCGCGCAAGAGAGTCGATAGGCCCGTTCCTCCGCCGATAGCGACGACTTTTCGTTCCCATTTCATTATCTCTCCTCCTTCGCGTGGACATAATCCCGGTGATTCGTCACGATATGGTATTGGTTCTTAAACTCTTTACTGATCGCTTCAGCAAACGTAATCGACCGGTGTTTTCCACCGGTACAACCGAGCGCCACGACGAGCTGCGATTTTCCTTCCCGCTCATACTGGGGAATCAGGAATTCGAGCATGTCGACGAGCTTTTTATAAAACAGCTTCGCTTCCGGCCACTGCATGACATAAGACGAGACTTCAAGATCGAGACCGGTCTTCGGTCGGAGTTCCGGAATGTAAAACGGGTTCGGCAGGAAACGTAAGTCAAACACGAGATCTGCGTCGAGCGGCAGACCGTGCTTGAAACCAAACGACATGACATTGACGGTGAACGGAATCCGTTCCCCTTCGGTAAACTCTTTTAAGATCCGTTCCTTTAAGGCGAGCGGTTTAATATCACTCGTATCCATCAGCAACTGGGCTTTATCGCGGAATCCTTCGAGCAATGTCCGTTCCCGTTCGATGCCGATCAACGGAGACGCGGTCGGCGCCAACGGATGCGACCGGCGGGATTCTTTATACCGGCGGACGAGTACATCATTGCGGGCATCAAGATACAACATCCGGATTTGCAGATTCGTTTTTTTCAAATCTTCATAAACGACAAAGAAGCTGTCAATGAAATCACGAGCCCGTGTATCGATGGCAACGGCGATTTTCGGACGCACCTGCCCAATCACTTCAATCAATTGTGGCAATAACGTCGGTGGTAGATTGTCGACACAAAAATAGCCTAAGTCTTCAAAGCTGTTCATTGCGACCGTTTTTCCGGCGCCACTCATTCCTGTAATGATGACCAGTTGCGGTTGATTCTGTTCCATCTCTTCGCCCTCCAGACAACAGTTCCGTGTGTATTTTTTACTCTCGTTTCAGTATAACATAAAAAAAGAGCCAGCTTGATGGAAGAGCTTCCCAACCAAGCTGGATCTTGAATTAGACTTGTGATGATTCCTGTAATTCTTCAAGCAACGCTTCGATATAGTGTTGCGCGTTTTGCGCCGCAATCGAACCGTCGTTTGTTGCTGTGACGACTTGACGAAGTGTTTTTTCACGGACATCGCCGGCTGCAAAAATACCTTTGATGTTCGTTTCCATGCCTTCGTTCGTCACGACATATCCTTGATCGTTTAAGATGCCGAGATCCTGCACATATCCTGTGATCGGGTTCATCCCGATGTAGATGAAGACACCATCAATCGGATACGTCGTCGTTTCCGCTGTTTTTGTATTGATCAATTCCACGCCGCCGACTTTTCCGTTATCTTCGTTGATCTGTTTGACCGTATGGTTCCAGATGAAATCGATTTTCGGATTGTCGAATGCACGTTTTTGAAGAATTTTTTGAGCGCGTAACTCTTCACGACGGTGAACAATCGTGACTTTTTTCGCGAAGCGTGTCAAGTAGACACCTTCTTCGACAGCCGAGTCACCGCCACCGATGACGAACAGTTCTTTTTCTTTAAAGAACGCACCGTCACAGACCGCACAGTAGGAGACACCGCGTCCGCCGAGTTCTTCCTCGCCCGGCACACCGATTTTCTTGTACTGGGCTCCTGAAGCGATAATGATCGCCCGAGCATGGTAATCCTTGTTGTGT
This region includes:
- the whiA gene encoding DNA-binding protein WhiA, whose translation is MSFASEVKKELTQIAITDHEMKAELAALARMNGAISFGLGRGLTLDISTENASIARRIYSLLKRAYAVHLDLLVRKKMRLKKNNVYIVRVKQQADKILQDLGILGEGFTMIRSISDSIVNDERRARAYLRGAFLAGGSLNNPATSSYHLEIFSLYEEHNAALRSLTNQFDLNAKAIERKKGHILYIKESEKISDFLKLVGATYSMLRFEDVRILKDMRNSVNRLVNCETANLNKTVGAALRQVENIKFLERTVGLDVLPDKLREIAILRVTHQDVTLQELGEMVESGSISKSGINHRLRKIDQIADKIRNGESMTGAL
- the yvcK gene encoding YvcK family protein, with amino-acid sequence MKWERKVVAIGGGTGLSTLLRGLKHYPLDITAIVTVADDGGSSGRLRTEFNMLPPGDIRNVIVSLSKSETLMDRIMQYRFETGEGLHGHSLGNLMLTAATQLCNGSFVEAIGVMGQLLNAEGKVYPATERTITLCAEFEDGTIVKGESLIPKVGKVIERIFLEEEDVRPVPEAIQAILDADVIVLGPGSLYTSVIPNVLIEEIRDAISQSLAPVVYICNVMTQPGETTAFTANDHLNVLERFLGKGVIDTIIVNNESIDVSYLRKYQKDHADIVTYDESSFEEAGIEVLADDIVDYNHHFIRHDSDAVASLVMRKVLSIRRVRQFEGKEELT
- the rapZ gene encoding RNase adapter RapZ, giving the protein MEQNQPQLVIITGMSGAGKTVAMNSFEDLGYFCVDNLPPTLLPQLIEVIGQVRPKIAVAIDTRARDFIDSFFVVYEDLKKTNLQIRMLYLDARNDVLVRRYKESRRSHPLAPTASPLIGIERERTLLEGFRDKAQLLMDTSDIKPLALKERILKEFTEGERIPFTVNVMSFGFKHGLPLDADLVFDLRFLPNPFYIPELRPKTGLDLEVSSYVMQWPEAKLFYKKLVDMLEFLIPQYEREGKSQLVVALGCTGGKHRSITFAEAISKEFKNQYHIVTNHRDYVHAKEER
- the trxB gene encoding thioredoxin-disulfide reductase, yielding MTETEQKIYDVIIIGAGPAGMTAALYASRANLSTLMIERGIPGGQMANTEDIENYPGYDSILGPDLSQKMFDHSKAFGAEYAYGDVRSIEDGPAFKTVHAHNKDYHARAIIIASGAQYKKIGVPGEEELGGRGVSYCAVCDGAFFKEKELFVIGGGDSAVEEGVYLTRFAKKVTIVHRREELRAQKILQKRAFDNPKIDFIWNHTVKQINEDNGKVGGVELINTKTAETTTYPIDGVFIYIGMNPITGYVQDLGILNDQGYVVTNEGMETNIKGIFAAGDVREKTLRQVVTATNDGSIAAQNAQHYIEALLEELQESSQV